A single Uloborus diversus isolate 005 chromosome 7, Udiv.v.3.1, whole genome shotgun sequence DNA region contains:
- the LOC129225862 gene encoding LOW QUALITY PROTEIN: uncharacterized protein LOC129225862 (The sequence of the model RefSeq protein was modified relative to this genomic sequence to represent the inferred CDS: deleted 1 base in 1 codon), translating into MECLDEVEFKHVLKKFIFDLEKGEDTKLFSSYFKLYYYNRPKLWAYCYQINAGININMVLESMHRVIKHCYMIGNVCHRLDRCIFLLQKLVQDKSFNRFNNLIKGVNTRKCRDIMKKHKECLKLSKEKITYNVESELDSDFNVEYQISYNVTKEDNDCNNCAMTCRLCKICAHSYSCTCMDNVIHLNICKHIHAVHQFFSGSESNVINQPTTSVMADIMESQSFQDYSNAKLIKTDCIKLKLEHAIPLIPNNLDEDE; encoded by the exons atggaatgtttggaCGAAGTAGAGTTTAAGCAtgtcttaaaaaaatttatttttgatctaGAGAAAGGTGAAGACACAAAATTATTCAGTAGTTACTTTAAATTGTATTATTACAACAGACCCAAGTTATGGGCTTATTGCTACCAAATCAATGCTGGGATAAACATCAACATGGTTTTGGAATCAATGCATAGAGTGATAAAACATTGCTACATGATTGGTAATGTTTGTCACAGACTAGACAGGTGCATTTTTCTCCTTCAGAAACTTGTACAGGATAAATCGTTTAACAGATTTAACAATTTGATTAAAGGGGTCAACACTAGGAAATGTAGGGACATAATGAAAAAACATAAAGAATGTTTGAAactgtcaaaagaaaaaataacttacaatGTAGAAAGTGAATTGGACAGTGACTTCAATGTCGAATATCAAATT TCCTATAATGTAACAAAGGAGGATAATGACTGCAACAATTGTGCTATGACATGCAGACTATGTAAAATATGTGCACATTCATATTCTTGCACTTGTATGGATAATGTCATACACTTAAATATTTGCAAACACATACATGCAGTGCATCAATTTTTTTCGGGGTCTGAGTCAAATGTAATAAACCAGCCAACTACATCTGTGATGGCAGATATAATGGAAAGTCAGTCCTTTCAGGATTATAGTAATGCAAAATTAATCAAAACTGactgtataaaattaaaattagagcATGCAATACCCTTGATTCCCAACAATTTAGACGaagatgaataa